atttttaatttttggtagagCACAGCATGTGCTGTTCCAAATAGAACTGTACcacaataaaagaagaaaaagagacatatatatatacctgtgcattcttttttattttaataataattaaaattaataaataaaaaaacatacgtTTTCTTACCTACTTCAATTCAATGATATTCTAAATATTCTATTCAAAATAGGTAAAAATCCATCTTTTTTCTGCaactatttttttgaacaatgaaatacaaatacatgaaaaagtaaagtgtttaaaaaaaagttttctatttcttatatgtttATCTGCTCGAACAGATCCTATCATGAATACCGTTTTTTATGGTATGCGATCGAATTGGAATATGTAATATCATAGGTGAAAAtgaaattactttttttctagTCGTTACAAAACTCCATAAGTTCCAGCGGTATTTCTAAATTCTGTTCCATTCGGATctctttcttataaaaaaaattccaattgaATCTAGTCTCCGTTCATACGGATTTCATACATTCCATATATCTTGGAGTTGGATAAAATTTCATGTGATTCAGTAAACAGAATAGAAATTCCATTATTGCTAGATCGAATTCTATCTATATGATTCGGTGAAGAATGAGATAtgggatttttaaaataaacggataaatgataaattcaaaaaagatGCTCGGGGATGGAAAAGAGGGAACATCTACAATACCCGGATTTAATCAGATACAATTTGAAGGGTTTTATCGGTTTATTGATCAgggtttaatagaagaactttcGCAATTTCCAAAAATTGAAGATATAGATCACGAAATTGAATTTCAATTATTTGTGGAAACATATCAATTGGTAGAACCTCTGATAAAAGAACGAGATGCTGTCTATGAATTACTTACATATTCTTCTGAATTATATGTATCCGCGGGATTAATTTGGAAAACCAATAGGAATATGCAAGAACAAAGAATTTTTATTGGAAACATTCCTTTAATGAATTCCCTTGGAACTTCTATAGTAAACGGAATATACCGAGTTGTGAtcaatcaaatattacaaagtcCTGGTATCTATTAccagtcagaattggatcataaCGGGATTTCGGTCTATACCGGCACCATAATATCAGATTGGGGGGGCAGGCTAGAATTAGAGATTGATAAAAAAGCAAGAATATGGGCTCGTGTGAGTAGGAAACAGAAAATATCTATTCTAGTTCTATCATCAGCTATGGGTTCGAATCTAAGAGAAATTCTAGAGAATGTTTGCTACCCTGAAATTTTCTTATCTTTCTTAACCgataaggagaaaaaaaaaattgggtcaaaagaaaatgctattttggagtTTTATCAACAATTTTCTTGTGTAGGTGGGGATCCAACAAGAGATGCTTACTTATAAATCTGATCATATTAGAGCTCGCCAAGAAGTACTTGGTACCACTATCATTGGAGGAACAATACCTAAACCAGAAGATGCTCCAGAATCTTTTCGATTACTTGTTCGAGAACTACGATCTTTGGCTCTGGAACTGAATCATTTCCTTGTATCTGAGAAGAATTTCCAGATTAATAGGAAGGAAGTTTAATCGGAATGAATCACAAAATTTCTTATATGATCGATCGGTATAAACATCAACAACTCCGAATTGGATTAGTTTCTCCTCAGCAAATAAGTGCTTGGGCCACTAAAAAAATACCTAATGGAGAGATAGTTGGAGAGGTGACAAAACCCTATACTTTTCATTACAAAACCAATAAACCGGAAAAAGATGGATTATTTTGTGAAAGGATTTTTGGGCCTATAAAGAGTGGAATTTGCGCTTGTGGAAATTATCGAGTGATCGGAGATGAAAAAGAAGACTCGCAATTTTGTGAACAATGTGGAGTTGAATTTGTTGATTCTCGGATACGAAGATATCAAATGGGATACATAAAACTGACATGTCCTGTAACTCATGTATGGTATTTGAAACGTCTTCCTAGTTATATTGCGAATCTTTTAGATAAACCTCTTAAAGAATTAGAAGGTCTAGTATACTGCGATGTGTGATTTGatcgaaatttttatttttaagaatgatAAACTCTCATCCCCTTCAATCAATTTGGGATGCCCTCGATCTGACATGTCTCTTGAAAAGAGTAACATGAAGCTCAGACTTGTGGGTGTATTCAATACTCCCAAATAACAAGGGCGATTGGTCTATGGTcgattcagtaaaaaaaaagtacttCAAATTGATAGTCGTACCTCGTGAAAAGAAGACCTTTTTTTTGTCGAATTAAGCATTCCCTTATCTTTCTAAACGAAAAGAAATTTGGTTTTTTATATTGAAGTAAACAAATATGTCATGGTTGGAGAAGTCTATACATCGCATATAAGCTTTAAGAATATTGTGGCATAACCATCGAGGTAACGCAGGACCTAAAAGATCGAATGGAACAATACATAGACAAATAAATCCCGTATGAATTCTAAGGCATTCCTTTCACTTAAGGTAAAAAGTATTCCGGCATTCGAAGGGAAGTAGACTACTCAagaatttgacatttttttctgTCGTAATTTTGAATTCACTAAAGAATCTAAATAGAAATCAAAGAAGAATTAATTGAATCAATGAAATGGTGGTTGGTTTGCACTGAGAACTTGAGTAAGGCGTAGATTCTTTTTGGGTTTTcacttgattttataaaatacaattggAAAGTGCGACCCCTTTCTTTATCTTTATTTGATATAACTACTTGAGCCGGATGAGAGGAAACTTTCATGTCCGGTTTTGAGGGGGGGAGATCATATAGTGGACCCTATCCCAATTTTTCTTTTGCTAGGCCCATAACGAAAAAACCTACTTTCTTACGATTAcgaggttcatttgaatatgAAATTCAATCCTGGAAATACAGCATCCCACTTTTTTTTACTACTCAAGGTTTCGATATATTTAGAAATCGAGAAATTTCTACTGGGGCGGGTGCTATCCGAGAACAATTAGCCGATTTAGATTTGCGAATTATTATAGAAAATTCGTTGGTAGAATGGAAACAATTAGGAGAAGAAGGTCCCACGGGGAATGAATGGGAAGATCGAAAAATTGTAAGAAGAAAAGATTTTTTAGTTAGACGTATGGAATTAGCTAAGCATTTTATTCGAACAAATATAGAACCGGAATGGATGATTTTATGTCTCTTACCGGTTCTGCCTCCCGAGTTGAGACCCATCATTCAGATAGAAGGGGGTAAACTGATGAGTTCAGATATTAATGAACTCTATAGAAGAGTTATCTATCGGAACAATACTCTTACTGATCTATTAACAACAAGTAGATCTACACCAGGGGAATTAGTAATGTGTCAGGAAAAATTGGTACAAGAAGCCGTGGATACACTTCTTGATAATGGAATCCGTGGACAACCCATGAGGGATGGTCATAATAAGGTTTACAAGTCATTTTCAGATGTAATTGAAGGAAAAGAGGGAAGATTTCGCGAGACTCTGCTTGGCAAACGGGTCGATTATTCGGGGCGTTCGGTGATTGTCGTTGGACCCTCACTTTCATTACATCGCTGTGGATTGCCTCGCGAAATAGCAATAGAGCTCTTCCAGACATTTGTAATTCGTGGTCTAATTAGACAACATCTGGCTTCGAACATAGGAGTTGCTAAGAGTCAAATTCGTGAAAAAAAGCCGATTGTCTGGGAAATCCTTCAAGAAGTTATGCAGGGGCATCCCGTATTACTGAATAGAGCACCTACTCTACATAGATTAGGCATACAGTCATTCCAACCCATTTTAGTGGAAGGACGCACTATTTGTTTACATCCATTAGTTTGTAAGGGGTTCAATGCAGACTTTGATGGGGATCAAATGGCTGTTCATGTGCCTTTATCTTTAGAAGCTCAAGCAGAGGCTCGTTTACTTATGTTTTCTCATATGAATCTCTTATCTCCAGCTATTGGAGATCCCATTTCTGTACCGACTCAAGATATGCTGATTGGACTCTATGTATTAACGAGCGGCACTCGTCGAGGTATTTGTGCAAACAGATATAATCCATGTAATCGaaaaaactatcaaaatgaAAGAATTTACGAAACAAACTATAAGTATATGAAAGAACCCTTTTTTTGCAATTCCTATGATGCAATTGGAGCTTATCGGCAGAAAAGAATCAATTTAGATAGTCCTTTGTGGCTTCGGTGGCAATTAGATCAACGCGTTATTGCTTCAAAAGAAGTTCCTATCGAAGTTCACTATGAATCTTTTGGTAACTATCATGAGATTTATGCACACTATCTGATAGTAAGAAgtgtaaaaaaacaaactttttgtatatatattcgaACCACAGTTGgtcatatttctttttatcGAGAAATCGAGGAAGCTATACAAGGTTTTTCTCAAGCTTGTTCATATGATACCT
The nucleotide sequence above comes from Brassica napus cultivar Da-Ae unplaced genomic scaffold, Da-Ae ScsIHWf_643;HRSCAF=944, whole genome shotgun sequence. Encoded proteins:
- the LOC125604864 gene encoding DNA-directed RNA polymerase subunit beta' isoform X1; translated protein: MNHKISYMIDRYKHQQLRIGLVSPQQISAWATKKIPNGEIVGEVTKPYTFHYKTNKPEKDGLFCERIFGPIKSGICACGNYRVIGDEKEDSQFCEQCGVEFVDSRIRRYQMGYIKLTCPVTHVWYLKRLPSYIANLLDKPLKELEGLVYCDFSFARPITKKPTFLRLRGSFEYEIQSWKYSIPLFFTTQGFDIFRNREISTGAGAIREQLADLDLRIIIENSLVEWKQLGEEGPTGNEWEDRKIVRRKDFLVRRMELAKHFIRTNIEPEWMILCLLPVLPPELRPIIQIEGGKLMSSDINELYRRVIYRNNTLTDLLTTSRSTPGELVMCQEKLVQEAVDTLLDNGIRGQPMRDGHNKVYKSFSDVIEGKEGRFRETLLGKRVDYSGRSVIVVGPSLSLHRCGLPREIAIELFQTFVIRGLIRQHLASNIGVAKSQIREKKPIVWEILQEVMQGHPVLLNRAPTLHRLGIQSFQPILVEGRTICLHPLVCKGFNADFDGDQMAVHVPLSLEAQAEARLLMFSHMNLLSPAIGDPISVPTQDMLIGLYVLTSGTRRGICANRYNPCNRKNYQNERIYETNYKYMKEPFFCNSYDAIGAYRQKRINLDSPLWLRWQLDQRVIASKEVPIEVHYESFGNYHEIYAHYLIVRSVKKQTFCIYIRTTVGHISFYREIEEAIQGFSQACSYDT
- the LOC125604864 gene encoding DNA-directed RNA polymerase subunit beta' isoform X2; translated protein: MSGFEGGRSYSGPYPNFSFARPITKKPTFLRLRGSFEYEIQSWKYSIPLFFTTQGFDIFRNREISTGAGAIREQLADLDLRIIIENSLVEWKQLGEEGPTGNEWEDRKIVRRKDFLVRRMELAKHFIRTNIEPEWMILCLLPVLPPELRPIIQIEGGKLMSSDINELYRRVIYRNNTLTDLLTTSRSTPGELVMCQEKLVQEAVDTLLDNGIRGQPMRDGHNKVYKSFSDVIEGKEGRFRETLLGKRVDYSGRSVIVVGPSLSLHRCGLPREIAIELFQTFVIRGLIRQHLASNIGVAKSQIREKKPIVWEILQEVMQGHPVLLNRAPTLHRLGIQSFQPILVEGRTICLHPLVCKGFNADFDGDQMAVHVPLSLEAQAEARLLMFSHMNLLSPAIGDPISVPTQDMLIGLYVLTSGTRRGICANRYNPCNRKNYQNERIYETNYKYMKEPFFCNSYDAIGAYRQKRINLDSPLWLRWQLDQRVIASKEVPIEVHYESFGNYHEIYAHYLIVRSVKKQTFCIYIRTTVGHISFYREIEEAIQGFSQACSYDT